The Streptococcaceae bacterium ESL0687 genome has a segment encoding these proteins:
- the aroC gene encoding chorismate synthase, translated as MRYFTAGESHGPELTAIIEGLPAGLSLTDEDINVELKKRQGGYGRGGRMKIESDKVRFTSGLRHGKTLGSPLTMVVENKDFKNWTEIMASYEVDDKIKKQRRLTKPRPGHADLVGGMKYKFDDLRNVLERSSARETTMRVAIGAVAKKLLAELGVNIASHVVNFGGIEVVLPEELTVSDIKRETEKSEVRIVNPAHEDQIKVYIDEIKKNGDTIGGVIEVRAENLPAGLGSYVQWDRKLDGKIAQAVLSINAFKGVEFGLGFESGKRPGSQVMDEIVWSEEEGYTRSSNKLGGFEGGMTNGEDIIVRGVMKPIPTLYKPLMSVDMETHEPYKAQVERSDPTAVPAAGLVMENVVATVLAAEILDKFTSDNFSDLKASFEAYKSGLKDF; from the coding sequence ATGAGATACTTTACAGCAGGTGAGTCCCATGGACCAGAACTTACAGCAATAATAGAAGGCCTACCAGCAGGACTTAGCCTAACTGATGAGGATATAAATGTTGAATTAAAGAAAAGACAAGGTGGTTATGGCCGCGGCGGCCGAATGAAGATTGAAAGCGACAAGGTTCGTTTTACAAGTGGTCTTCGCCACGGAAAAACTCTGGGAAGTCCCCTGACTATGGTAGTAGAAAATAAGGACTTTAAAAACTGGACTGAGATTATGGCTTCTTATGAGGTTGATGACAAGATCAAAAAACAAAGAAGGCTAACCAAACCAAGACCCGGGCATGCAGACCTTGTTGGTGGTATGAAATACAAGTTTGATGATTTGAGAAATGTTCTTGAAAGATCAAGTGCTAGGGAAACAACCATGAGAGTAGCCATTGGAGCGGTGGCTAAAAAACTTCTAGCAGAGCTTGGGGTTAATATTGCCTCTCATGTGGTAAACTTCGGTGGAATTGAGGTTGTCCTACCAGAAGAGCTTACTGTATCTGACATTAAAAGGGAAACTGAAAAATCTGAGGTTAGGATTGTAAACCCTGCTCATGAAGATCAAATTAAAGTCTATATCGATGAAATCAAAAAAAATGGTGACACCATTGGTGGAGTCATTGAGGTCAGGGCAGAAAATTTACCAGCAGGTCTTGGATCATACGTTCAGTGGGATAGAAAACTTGATGGAAAAATTGCCCAAGCTGTTTTGTCAATCAATGCCTTTAAGGGAGTCGAGTTTGGTCTAGGCTTTGAAAGCGGGAAAAGACCTGGTAGTCAGGTCATGGATGAAATAGTCTGGTCCGAGGAAGAAGGTTACACCCGTTCTTCTAATAAGCTTGGTGGCTTTGAAGGGGGAATGACTAACGGTGAGGATATAATCGTTAGAGGTGTGATGAAACCAATTCCTACCCTTTATAAACCCCTTATGAGTGTTGATATGGAAACCCACGAGCCTTATAAGGCTCAAGTAGAAAGAAGTGATCCAACGGCAGTTCCAGCGGCAGGTCTTGTTATGGAAAATGTTGTTGCCACTGTACTTGCAGCTGAAATCTTAGATAAATTTACTAGTGATAATTTCTCTGATTTAAAGGCAAGTTTTGAGGCCTACAAGTCAGGATTAAAGGACTTTTAA
- a CDS encoding LTA synthase family protein, with protein MTEIFYRIQVLILLKKIRNIIGTRLGFVLLLVILLWLKSMFAYFVDFNLDLENSYQTLLAIFNPLPTAILLLALPLYFKNSKVFYSLEWIIFIALSLWLFSNSVYFREFSDFITLNTIKGSSKVSAGLGESAINLFRPWDLFYIIDFPILALLFRTKFIKRDSRPIKKKASIAISMFSILLFSMNLFLAEVDRPELLTRGFSNTYIVRYLGLQPFITYDAINTYKINQIRNVATPEDLNSVEEYVSKHYANPNPDYYGIAKGRNVIYIHLESFQQFLIDYKLKDEQGVEHEVTPFLNSLFHGKETFAFDNFFHQVKAGKTSDAETLMENSFFGLTQGSLFVQNGGKNTFQATPAILDQTAGYTSAVFHGNAGTFWNRNETYKHLGYDYFFDQSYFDVTKDNSFQYGLHDKYFFGQSIEYLEHLQQPFYTKFITVSNHYPYSQFKNEDEGFPIAKTDDDTINGYFATANYLDQAVKEFFDYLKATGVYDNSMIVLYGDHYGISNSRNPDLAALLGKKKETWSSYDNAMLQRVPYMIVLPGQDKGYVNHTFGGEVDNLPTMLHLLGIDTSKYLQLGQDLLSKDHENLVAFRDNGNFVASDYSVYNDRIYKTDTGEEITNPTPETKNLIDTYTAKASEQLAISDKLTRGDLLRFYDKDNLKAVDPDDYVYNHGYKKEVEIEKELGDKSTSIFSKNNNTSTVDLFKNYSYKELHPELNLNQQNTSSSSTEEEPTVEGK; from the coding sequence ATGACAGAAATATTTTATAGAATTCAGGTGTTAATTTTGTTGAAAAAAATAAGAAACATTATAGGAACGCGTCTTGGTTTTGTTCTTTTACTGGTTATTTTATTGTGGCTAAAATCAATGTTTGCATACTTTGTTGATTTTAACCTTGACCTTGAGAATTCCTATCAGACTCTTTTGGCTATCTTTAACCCGCTACCAACAGCCATCCTCCTTTTAGCCCTCCCCCTTTACTTTAAGAATTCAAAAGTTTTCTACAGCCTAGAATGGATAATCTTCATAGCTCTATCCCTTTGGCTCTTTTCTAACTCAGTTTACTTTAGAGAATTCTCTGATTTTATTACCTTAAATACCATCAAGGGATCAAGTAAGGTATCCGCTGGACTTGGGGAATCAGCCATTAATCTCTTCCGCCCCTGGGATCTCTTCTATATCATTGATTTCCCTATCCTGGCTCTTTTATTTAGAACCAAGTTTATCAAAAGGGACTCTCGTCCGATTAAGAAAAAAGCAAGCATTGCCATTTCAATGTTTTCAATCCTTCTTTTTTCGATGAATCTCTTTTTAGCAGAGGTTGACCGTCCTGAGCTTCTAACCAGGGGATTTTCAAACACCTATATCGTAAGATACTTGGGTCTTCAACCATTTATTACCTACGATGCCATAAATACCTATAAAATCAATCAAATTAGAAATGTAGCTACCCCTGAGGACCTAAACTCAGTCGAAGAATACGTTAGTAAACACTATGCCAACCCTAATCCTGACTACTACGGAATAGCCAAGGGCCGCAATGTCATCTACATTCACCTGGAAAGCTTCCAGCAGTTTCTAATTGACTACAAACTAAAAGACGAACAGGGAGTTGAACACGAGGTCACACCTTTTTTAAACTCACTCTTCCACGGCAAGGAAACCTTTGCCTTTGATAACTTCTTCCACCAGGTTAAGGCCGGAAAAACATCTGACGCTGAAACCCTAATGGAAAATTCCTTCTTTGGACTAACCCAAGGGTCCCTCTTTGTTCAAAACGGTGGAAAAAATACCTTCCAGGCGACTCCTGCCATCCTGGACCAAACAGCTGGCTATACTAGTGCTGTCTTCCACGGAAATGCCGGGACCTTCTGGAACCGTAATGAAACCTATAAACACCTGGGCTACGATTACTTCTTTGACCAAAGTTACTTTGACGTTACAAAGGACAACTCCTTCCAGTACGGCCTTCACGACAAGTATTTCTTCGGTCAATCAATCGAGTATCTTGAACACCTCCAACAGCCCTTTTATACAAAATTTATTACTGTAAGTAATCACTATCCTTACTCGCAATTTAAAAACGAAGATGAAGGTTTCCCTATTGCCAAAACTGATGATGATACCATCAATGGCTACTTTGCGACAGCAAACTACCTTGATCAAGCTGTTAAGGAATTCTTTGATTACTTAAAGGCAACTGGCGTTTACGATAACTCAATGATCGTCCTTTACGGAGACCACTACGGAATATCAAATTCAAGAAATCCAGATCTTGCGGCCTTACTTGGTAAGAAAAAAGAAACCTGGTCATCTTATGACAATGCCATGCTCCAAAGGGTTCCTTATATGATTGTACTACCGGGTCAAGATAAGGGTTACGTCAACCACACCTTTGGCGGAGAAGTTGATAACCTACCTACCATGCTTCACCTACTGGGAATTGATACAAGTAAGTACCTACAACTAGGACAAGACCTCCTAAGTAAAGACCATGAAAATCTTGTAGCCTTTAGGGATAATGGAAACTTTGTTGCTAGCGACTATAGTGTTTATAACGACCGAATCTATAAGACTGACACAGGAGAAGAGATTACAAATCCAACACCTGAAACCAAGAATCTAATCGATACCTATACTGCTAAAGCGTCTGAGCAGCTGGCCATTAGTGATAAGTTAACCCGTGGGGACCTTTTAAGGTTCTATGACAAGGACAACTTAAAAGCAGTTGATCCTGATGATTATGTCTATAACCATGGTTACAAAAAAGAAGTAGAAATTGAAAAAGAACTAGGAGATAAATCAACAAGTATCTTCAGTAAAAATAACAATACTTCAACCGTTGATCTCTTTAAAAACTACAGCTATAAGGAACTTCATCCTGAGCTCAACTTAAACCAACAAAACACTTCATCATCAAGTACTGAAGAAGAACCTACAGTTGAGGGAAAATAA
- the aroB gene encoding 3-dehydroquinate synthase, which yields MKLEVNLKTHPYEILIERGSFDNLGSWVKSLWQPQKIVIITDNNVGDLYAEKAKLLLEEAGFETEVFCFLQGEASKNLTTVSLAYDFLADFGMTRSDGIIALGGGVVGDLAGFVASSYMRGIHFLQIPTTLLAQVDSSVGGKTGVNTKKAKNLVGAFAQPDGVLIDPNLLKTLDDRRIREGIAEIVKAALIADENLWQELLEMTDEHDLLDNHAEEVILAACEVKRAAVLEDEFDNGQRLTLNFGHTIGHAIEAISGYGVVTHGEGVALGMSQMSKVAEEKGLMAQGITKKITDMLEKFNLPTSKDDWDEEVLYEALTLDKKARGSKIKTIIVPEIGQAKINVIDLVEMKDYLKK from the coding sequence ATGAAACTAGAAGTTAATTTAAAAACCCATCCCTATGAGATTTTAATTGAAAGAGGTTCTTTTGATAATTTAGGAAGCTGGGTTAAAAGCCTTTGGCAACCACAGAAGATAGTGATTATTACTGATAATAATGTTGGTGATTTGTATGCTGAAAAGGCCAAGTTACTTTTAGAAGAAGCAGGCTTTGAGACAGAAGTTTTCTGCTTCTTACAAGGAGAAGCCAGCAAGAATCTTACAACTGTAAGTTTGGCCTATGATTTCTTAGCAGACTTTGGTATGACACGCTCAGATGGAATTATTGCCCTGGGTGGTGGTGTTGTCGGTGATTTGGCAGGATTTGTGGCTTCTTCTTACATGAGGGGAATCCATTTCTTACAAATTCCAACGACTTTGCTGGCTCAAGTTGATAGTTCTGTTGGTGGAAAAACAGGGGTTAACACCAAGAAAGCCAAGAATCTAGTTGGAGCCTTTGCTCAACCTGACGGAGTTTTAATTGACCCTAACCTTTTAAAAACCTTGGATGACCGAAGAATTAGAGAAGGTATTGCAGAGATTGTAAAGGCAGCTTTAATTGCTGATGAAAATCTTTGGCAAGAACTCCTTGAAATGACTGATGAACATGATCTTTTGGACAATCACGCAGAAGAAGTAATTCTTGCAGCCTGCGAGGTTAAAAGAGCAGCTGTCCTAGAAGATGAATTTGATAATGGTCAGCGTCTTACTCTAAACTTTGGCCATACTATCGGTCATGCCATTGAAGCAATCTCAGGTTACGGGGTGGTAACCCACGGTGAAGGGGTGGCCCTTGGAATGAGCCAGATGAGTAAGGTTGCTGAGGAAAAAGGACTTATGGCTCAGGGAATTACCAAAAAAATCACCGATATGCTTGAAAAATTCAACCTTCCTACAAGTAAGGATGATTGGGATGAAGAAGTTCTATATGAAGCCCTAACCCTTGATAAAAAAGCACGCGGAAGCAAGATTAAGACCATTATTGTCCCAGAAATTGGGCAGGCAAAAATTAATGTCATTGACCTAGTCGAAATGAAAGATTACTTAAAAAAATAA
- the gyrB gene encoding DNA topoisomerase (ATP-hydrolyzing) subunit B, with translation MADEIKDLKERAQEYDASQIQVLEGLEAVRMRPGMYIGSTSKEGLHHLVWEIVDNSIDEALAGFASHIEVIIEADNSITVIDDGRGIPVDIQEKTGRPAVETVFTVLHAGGKFGGGGYKVSGGLHGVGSSVVNALSTQLDVTVHKNGHKHYQEYKRGVVVDDLRVIGTTDLHGTTVHFTPDPEIFKETTEFDFKKLSTRVQELAFLNRGLRISIEDKRAEDEKILSYHYEGGIQSYVSFIDEKKTVLFDPPIYTEGEMEDISVEVAMQYTSDYTSTVLSFANNINTHEGGTHEQGFRTALTRVVNDYGRKNKLLKDNEDNLTGDDIREGLTAVISVKHPNPQFEGQTKTKLGNSEVSRIVNRLFSEALERFLLENPQIARKIVEKGILASKARIAAKRAREVTRKKSGLEISNLPGKLADCSSNDPEQTELFIVEGDSAGGSAKSGRNREFQAILPIRGKILNVEKASMDKILANEEIRSLFTAMGTGFGGDFNVEKARYQKLVIMTDADVDGAHIRTLLLTLFYRYMRPIVEAGYVYIAQPPIYGVKSGKTINYIQPGENQEIELQRMVEEMSNGRSKPVVQRYKGLGEMDDHQLWETTMDPEHRTMARVTVEDAAEADMIFDMLMGDRVEPRRDFIEANAKYSTIDI, from the coding sequence TTGGCTGATGAAATCAAAGATTTAAAAGAAAGAGCACAGGAATATGATGCTAGCCAAATACAGGTTTTGGAAGGTCTTGAAGCAGTTAGGATGCGTCCAGGAATGTATATTGGGTCAACCAGCAAGGAAGGTCTCCATCATTTAGTTTGGGAAATTGTTGATAATTCAATTGATGAGGCCCTAGCAGGTTTTGCAAGTCATATTGAGGTTATTATTGAAGCTGACAATTCAATTACAGTAATTGACGACGGACGAGGAATCCCAGTTGATATCCAGGAAAAAACTGGTCGACCTGCTGTGGAAACGGTCTTTACTGTTCTTCACGCTGGAGGAAAATTTGGCGGCGGTGGTTATAAGGTTTCAGGAGGGCTTCACGGGGTTGGTTCATCCGTAGTTAATGCCCTATCAACCCAGCTTGATGTTACCGTTCATAAAAACGGACACAAGCACTATCAGGAATATAAAAGAGGGGTTGTAGTTGATGACCTGAGGGTAATTGGTACTACAGATCTTCACGGAACGACCGTCCACTTTACTCCGGACCCTGAAATTTTTAAGGAAACAACAGAGTTTGACTTTAAGAAACTTTCAACACGGGTTCAGGAACTTGCTTTCTTAAATCGTGGTCTTAGAATTTCCATTGAGGACAAGCGGGCTGAGGATGAAAAGATTTTAAGCTACCACTATGAGGGTGGAATTCAGTCTTATGTATCCTTCATTGATGAGAAGAAGACAGTTCTTTTTGATCCACCGATTTATACCGAAGGTGAGATGGAAGATATCTCCGTTGAAGTTGCTATGCAGTATACTAGTGACTATACTTCAACAGTCCTAAGTTTTGCCAATAATATCAACACCCATGAAGGTGGAACTCATGAACAAGGATTCAGAACAGCCTTAACCCGAGTGGTAAATGATTACGGGCGTAAGAATAAACTTCTTAAGGACAATGAGGACAATCTTACAGGAGATGATATCAGAGAAGGTCTTACTGCTGTAATTTCAGTTAAGCACCCTAATCCGCAATTTGAAGGGCAGACCAAAACAAAACTAGGTAATAGTGAGGTTTCAAGAATTGTAAACCGTCTCTTCTCTGAGGCTTTAGAGCGTTTCCTTCTAGAAAACCCGCAAATTGCTAGAAAAATTGTTGAGAAGGGAATTCTTGCTAGCAAGGCCCGAATTGCTGCTAAAAGAGCCCGTGAGGTAACTCGTAAGAAATCAGGTCTTGAGATATCAAACCTACCAGGGAAACTTGCTGACTGTTCTTCAAATGATCCTGAACAAACGGAATTATTCATTGTCGAAGGAGATTCAGCCGGAGGTTCTGCAAAATCAGGACGTAACCGTGAATTTCAGGCCATTCTTCCCATTCGAGGTAAAATCCTAAATGTTGAAAAAGCCAGCATGGATAAGATTCTTGCCAATGAAGAAATTCGTTCCCTTTTTACAGCCATGGGGACAGGTTTTGGAGGAGACTTTAATGTGGAAAAAGCTCGCTATCAAAAACTAGTAATCATGACTGATGCCGATGTGGACGGAGCCCATATTAGAACCCTTCTTCTAACTCTTTTCTACCGCTATATGCGTCCAATTGTTGAAGCAGGTTATGTCTATATTGCCCAACCTCCAATTTACGGGGTTAAATCTGGCAAGACAATAAACTACATTCAACCTGGTGAAAACCAGGAAATTGAGCTTCAAAGAATGGTTGAAGAGATGTCAAATGGTCGTAGTAAGCCAGTTGTTCAAAGGTATAAAGGTCTTGGGGAAATGGATGATCACCAGCTTTGGGAAACAACCATGGATCCAGAGCATAGAACTATGGCGCGTGTCACTGTTGAGGATGCTGCAGAAGCTGATATGATTTTTGACATGCTGATGGGGGACCGGGTTGAACCTCGTCGTGACTTCATTGAAGCCAACGCAAAATACAGTACCATCGATATTTAA
- a CDS encoding HAD-IA family hydrolase, protein MKYDDYIWDLGGTLLDNYETSAQAFEKTLKKFGISVRHQEVYDALRNSTDYAVDKFASAIPDFLASYKEEERLSLEKPVLFDGAYQVLEAITNKGGRNFMISHRNNHVLDILKAAGIDKFFTEVVTSDNGFPRKPSPQSILYLVDKYQMDKPVMIGDRHLDIEAGNNASIPTIFFSLDGEDKEASYNVKNLEEILSL, encoded by the coding sequence ATGAAATATGATGATTATATCTGGGACTTGGGCGGAACGCTTTTAGATAATTATGAAACATCAGCTCAAGCATTCGAAAAAACCTTAAAAAAATTTGGTATAAGTGTAAGACACCAGGAAGTTTACGATGCTTTGAGAAATTCGACCGACTATGCCGTAGATAAATTTGCAAGTGCTATCCCTGATTTCTTGGCAAGTTACAAGGAAGAGGAAAGGCTTTCGCTTGAGAAACCTGTTCTTTTTGACGGGGCCTATCAGGTATTAGAGGCTATCACGAATAAGGGTGGTAGAAACTTTATGATTAGCCATAGGAATAATCATGTTTTAGATATTTTAAAGGCAGCTGGTATAGATAAATTTTTTACAGAAGTGGTTACTAGTGATAATGGTTTTCCAAGAAAACCAAGTCCCCAATCGATTCTTTATTTAGTTGACAAGTATCAGATGGATAAACCTGTGATGATTGGTGATAGACATCTTGATATTGAAGCTGGAAACAATGCTTCAATTCCTACAATTTTCTTTTCTCTTGACGGAGAAGATAAAGAAGCAAGTTACAATGTTAAAAATTTAGAGGAGATCCTTTCTTTATAA
- the aroD gene encoding type I 3-dehydroquinate dehydratase, with amino-acid sequence MTELVVSINPRNIQDINSIQVKNLAGADVIEWRADYLGSQEEIFELAPLIFEKFIGLNILFTLRTIHEGGLMNVSSEEYIDILKGIMAYSPRFIDIEYFSYPEALEALSDYKDQIVLSCHDFVKIPEDLSNKLEKMIAADCYLTKFAGMPTSKRDVLDLMTLTEEMTKAHPKVKIATIAMGELGKLSRISGYLTGSAWTFVNLGKETAPGQIPLNDARKILDILE; translated from the coding sequence ATGACAGAGCTAGTTGTATCCATTAATCCAAGAAATATTCAAGATATAAATTCGATTCAGGTAAAAAACCTTGCAGGAGCTGACGTAATTGAATGGCGGGCTGATTATCTGGGAAGCCAGGAGGAGATATTTGAACTGGCACCATTGATTTTCGAAAAATTCATCGGCTTAAATATTTTATTTACCCTAAGAACCATTCACGAAGGTGGGCTTATGAATGTTTCTAGTGAGGAATACATAGACATATTAAAGGGAATCATGGCCTATTCTCCGAGATTTATCGATATTGAGTATTTTTCTTATCCAGAAGCCCTCGAAGCCCTATCAGACTATAAGGACCAGATTGTTCTAAGTTGCCATGATTTTGTCAAAATCCCAGAGGATTTATCAAACAAACTTGAAAAGATGATTGCAGCTGATTGCTATCTAACCAAATTTGCTGGTATGCCAACCTCTAAAAGGGATGTTCTTGATTTGATGACCTTAACTGAAGAGATGACAAAGGCTCATCCTAAGGTTAAGATTGCTACTATTGCCATGGGTGAACTTGGCAAACTTTCAAGAATTTCAGGTTATTTAACTGGAAGTGCTTGGACCTTTGTAAACCTCGGTAAGGAGACAGCACCTGGTCAGATTCCTTTAAATGATGCCCGTAAGATACTAGATATTTTAGAGTAG
- the aroE gene encoding shikimate dehydrogenase: MEINGYTRLAAVVANPIKHSNSPFIHNRAFDLTSVNGAYLAFEVEADKLKDVISSIKSLNMYGINLSMPYKKMSLEYVDELSPVASLIGAINTIVLREDGSLFGHSTDGLGFFKSLGSYQVKNQEITILGGGGAGLAIIAEACLQGSKKINVFNRKSQNFAPLQEKLGQIAEATKTPIELYDLADQDILQEAISRSSLLVNTTSIGMKDRTLPLSERIILNPQILVADIIYEPSETAFLSWAKKQGAKTINGLGMLVYQAAESYKLWTGFEMPSELIKEELEKKIYETRS, translated from the coding sequence ATGGAAATAAATGGTTATACAAGACTTGCGGCAGTTGTCGCAAATCCCATTAAACATAGCAATTCCCCCTTTATTCATAATAGGGCCTTTGACCTTACTTCTGTCAACGGGGCATATCTTGCCTTTGAAGTAGAAGCTGATAAATTAAAGGATGTAATTTCAAGCATTAAAAGCTTAAACATGTACGGAATCAATCTATCCATGCCCTATAAGAAAATGTCTTTGGAATATGTTGATGAATTGAGCCCTGTAGCATCCTTAATTGGTGCCATAAATACCATTGTTTTGAGGGAAGATGGTAGTTTATTTGGCCATAGTACTGATGGGCTTGGTTTTTTCAAGAGCCTGGGTTCTTATCAGGTTAAAAATCAGGAAATAACTATCTTGGGTGGTGGAGGTGCAGGCCTTGCCATAATTGCTGAAGCCTGCCTTCAAGGGTCTAAAAAAATTAATGTCTTTAATAGGAAGTCGCAAAACTTTGCTCCTTTGCAGGAAAAACTAGGTCAAATAGCTGAGGCAACTAAGACGCCAATCGAATTGTACGACTTGGCTGATCAGGATATCCTGCAAGAGGCTATTAGTAGATCAAGTCTTTTAGTAAATACGACAAGTATTGGTATGAAAGATCGTACCCTCCCCCTTTCTGAAAGGATTATCCTTAATCCTCAAATTTTAGTAGCAGATATTATTTATGAACCATCTGAAACTGCCTTTCTAAGCTGGGCTAAAAAGCAGGGCGCCAAAACAATAAATGGTTTGGGGATGCTTGTTTACCAAGCCGCTGAGAGTTATAAGCTATGGACAGGCTTTGAAATGCCTAGTGAACTTATAAAAGAAGAACTGGAGAAGAAAATTTATGAAACTAGAAGTTAA
- a CDS encoding PTS sugar transporter subunit IIB: MSTVVNLFCSAGMSTSMFAKKMQDEANARGLDYKVTAYGLAEVDDKGQEADVIMVGPQARYIVDEVAKKFPETPVKDIPMQMYGLMQGDKGLDFAIELLEAK; this comes from the coding sequence ATGTCTACAGTTGTTAATTTATTTTGTTCAGCAGGTATGAGTACATCAATGTTCGCTAAAAAAATGCAGGATGAGGCTAATGCACGTGGTCTTGACTACAAGGTTACAGCTTACGGTCTAGCAGAGGTTGATGACAAAGGTCAAGAAGCTGATGTTATTATGGTTGGCCCACAAGCTCGTTACATCGTTGATGAGGTTGCTAAAAAATTCCCTGAAACTCCAGTAAAAGATATTCCAATGCAAATGTACGGATTAATGCAAGGAGACAAAGGTCTTGATTTTGCCATCGAACTTTTAGAAGCTAAATAA
- a CDS encoding class I SAM-dependent rRNA methyltransferase, translating to MINLQINKKFEQKIKSGVELIDEKDISLLPADGYARLTFNGEFRALAYFSPQNKGIGWIISKREKEVSLDFLKEIFTRAKAKRSHYYRDELTTAFRLFNQDGDNFGGLTVDLYNDFALFSWYNPFIYSQKELIVKAFKEVFPELSGAYEKLRFKPASHESAHLYGEQKEGKFTILENGVSYSVFLDDGLMTGIFLDQHEVRNQLVEGFAAGLDVLNTFSYTAAFSVAAAAGGARSTASVDLAKRSIELSGDNFLANGFSLDDNKFVVMDIFEYFKYAKRHNLKFDVIILDPPSFARNKKQVFSVAKDYHKLISESLSLLNKGGKIIASTNAQNLSSKKFEEQLQLGFGSKNFKILEKMSLPADFAINQHDKFSDYLKVYLLEVVK from the coding sequence ATGATAAATTTACAAATAAATAAAAAATTTGAGCAAAAGATTAAATCTGGTGTTGAGTTGATTGATGAGAAGGATATCTCTCTCTTACCAGCTGATGGATATGCCAGGTTAACCTTTAATGGAGAATTTAGGGCCTTGGCTTATTTTTCACCGCAAAATAAGGGGATTGGCTGGATTATCAGTAAAAGGGAGAAGGAAGTCTCTCTTGATTTTCTGAAGGAAATTTTTACTAGGGCTAAGGCCAAAAGAAGTCATTACTACAGGGATGAATTGACAACAGCCTTTCGTTTATTCAATCAGGATGGTGATAATTTTGGTGGTCTGACCGTTGACCTCTATAATGATTTTGCTCTTTTTTCTTGGTATAACCCCTTTATCTATAGCCAAAAAGAACTTATTGTTAAAGCCTTTAAGGAGGTATTCCCAGAACTTTCTGGAGCTTATGAAAAGTTAAGATTTAAACCGGCAAGCCATGAATCGGCTCATCTTTACGGGGAGCAGAAAGAGGGTAAATTTACCATTCTCGAAAATGGCGTTAGCTACTCAGTCTTTTTAGATGACGGTCTTATGACAGGGATTTTCTTGGACCAACATGAGGTGAGAAATCAGCTGGTTGAAGGGTTTGCTGCAGGTCTTGATGTTCTAAATACCTTTAGCTATACAGCAGCCTTCTCAGTAGCAGCAGCAGCTGGTGGAGCAAGGTCAACTGCTAGTGTGGACTTGGCTAAAAGAAGCATTGAATTATCAGGAGATAATTTTTTAGCAAATGGTTTTAGCCTTGATGACAATAAATTTGTGGTCATGGATATCTTTGAATATTTCAAGTATGCCAAAAGACATAATCTGAAATTCGATGTGATAATTTTAGATCCACCAAGTTTTGCAAGGAATAAAAAACAGGTATTCTCAGTGGCCAAGGACTACCACAAGTTAATATCTGAATCTCTCTCCCTTTTAAATAAAGGTGGAAAGATCATTGCAAGCACTAATGCTCAAAATCTAAGTTCTAAGAAGTTTGAAGAGCAGTTGCAGCTTGGTTTTGGTAGTAAGAATTTTAAAATCCTTGAGAAAATGTCCCTTCCAGCTGATTTTGCCATCAACCAGCATGATAAATTCAGTGACTATTTGAAAGTTTATTTATTAGAGGTGGTTAAATGA